The following coding sequences are from one Lycium ferocissimum isolate CSIRO_LF1 chromosome 3, AGI_CSIRO_Lferr_CH_V1, whole genome shotgun sequence window:
- the LOC132050902 gene encoding protein SLOW GREEN 1, chloroplastic-like yields the protein MEIQIKNRKVVDAIKTIDKLIELEPNETEWHLLKSHLHVYNGDLELAKIGFTEILKNDPFRVEAYHGLVMVASQEEPILELKEIKRKVEEGIKMCEKESKKSELRDFMFLLAQIWVIESKYEEALKVYKELVKEEPKDFRPYLCQGIIHALLRKKDEAEKCFEEYRRLVPQEHPYARYFDDNLIAPKHFSQKVESERHGSKN from the coding sequence ATGGAAATTCAAATAAAGAATCGAAAAGTAGTCGACGCTATTAAGACAATTGATAAGTTGATAGAGCTAGAGCCAAATGAGACTGAATGGCATTTATTGAAATCTCATTTACATGTTTACAAtggggaccttgaattggccaAAATTGGGTTCACtgagattttaaaaaatgaccCTTTTCGCGTCGAGGCTTATCATGGGCTAGTGATGGTGGCGTCGCAAGAAGAGCCAATTTTGGagttgaaagaaataaagagaaaagttGAAGAGGGGATCAAGATGTGTGAAAAGGAGAGTAAAAAGAGTGAGTTGAGGGATTTTATGTTTTTGCTTGCACAAATTTGGGTAATTGAGAGTAAATATGAGGAGGCTTTGAAGGTTTATAAAGAGTTAGTGAAGGAGGAGCCAAAGGATTTTAGGCCTTATTTGTGTCAAGGGATAATACATGCTTTGTTGAGGAAAAAAGACGAGGCAGAGAAGTGTTTCGAGGAGTATCGGAGATTAGTACCACAAGAGCATCCTTATGCTAGGtattttgatgataatttgaTTGCACCAAAGCATTTTTCACAGAAAGTGGAGAGTGAGAGACATGGATCAAAGAATTAA
- the LOC132048649 gene encoding uncharacterized protein LOC132048649, whose amino-acid sequence MLDLSNHDQSIQVVLEKHSEKEKSDYRMRLEASIDVARLLLHHGLPFRGHDESESSTNQGFFLGFLRWHGDKHPDVGKVILENAPQNDTLTCPMIQKDIVNACAKETVKAIIGDLNGDYFGILVDESKDISHKEQMALVLRYVDKNGEVVERFIGLVHVSDTSACSLKKEIYSLLSNHSLSPSKIRGQGYDGASNMRGEINGLKTLIMKDSPSAYYIHCFAHQLQLTLVAIAKKHGDVEDFFDHVTNVLNVVGGSFLSVEI is encoded by the coding sequence ATGCTAGATTTGTCAAATCATGATCAATCAATTCAAGTTGTTCTTGAAAAGCATTCCGAGAAGGAAAAAAGTGATtatagaatgcgtttggaagcCTCAATTGATGTGGCAAGACTTCTTTTGCATCATGGGTTGCCTTTTCGAGGTCATGACGAAAGTGAATCTTCAACAAATCAAGGCTTCTTTCTAGGATTTTTACGATGGCACGGGGACAAACATCCGGATGTGGGAAAAGTGATACTAGAAAATGCTCCACAAAATGATACTTTGACTTGTCCTATGATCCAAAAAGACATTGTCAATGCTTGTGCAAAAGAAACGGTGAAAGCTATAATTGGAGACTTGAATGGAGATTACTTTGGTATATTAGTGGATGAGTCCAAAGATATCTCACACAAAGAACAAATGGCTCTCGTGTTGCGGTATGTTGATAAGAATGGTGAGGTGGTAGAACGATTTATCGGTCTAGTCCATGTTAGTGATACATCGGCATGCTCATTAAAGAAAGAAATCTACTCTTTGCTTTCCAATCACTCACTAAGTCCATCTAAAATACGTGGACAAGGTTATGACGGAGCTAGTAATATGAGAGGAGAGATAAATGGTCTCAAAACTTTGATTATGAAAGATAGTCCATCGGCATATTACATTCATTGTTTTGCTCATCAATTGCAATTAACACTTGTAGCTATTGCTAAAAAACATGGGGATGTTGAAGACTTCTTTGATCATGTTACTAatgtgttgaatgttgttggaggATCTTTTTTAAGCGTAGAGATTTAA